The following proteins come from a genomic window of Verrucomicrobium sp.:
- the coxB gene encoding cytochrome c oxidase subunit II, which yields MPLFAEIRTTHIWGLPPAVTAGAHEIDALLLFIAGLTGAVFVLTQGIFFYSLYRYRRRDGVAARPTTGHLGAEIAWTLVTTLIFLGLFVWGEGLWKKLQTPPPDAGALQVEVMAEQYDWVIHYPETGRTLHNEMVVPVGRPVHLHLTSRDVIHSLYIPEFRLYQDLVPGRTIDWVSFTAERPGRFSISCSQLCGAGHELMQGHLRVLPQAEFDAWYKEAKR from the coding sequence ATGCCGCTCTTTGCCGAAATCCGCACGACCCACATCTGGGGCCTGCCGCCCGCCGTGACGGCGGGCGCCCATGAGATCGACGCGCTGCTCCTCTTCATCGCGGGTCTGACGGGGGCGGTCTTTGTCCTCACGCAGGGGATTTTCTTTTACAGCCTTTACCGTTACCGGAGGCGGGACGGGGTGGCGGCCCGGCCTACCACGGGCCACCTGGGCGCGGAGATCGCCTGGACGCTGGTGACGACGCTCATTTTTCTGGGCCTCTTCGTCTGGGGGGAGGGGCTGTGGAAGAAGCTGCAGACGCCGCCCCCGGACGCCGGGGCGCTCCAGGTGGAGGTGATGGCGGAGCAATACGACTGGGTGATCCATTACCCGGAGACGGGCCGGACGCTGCATAACGAGATGGTCGTCCCCGTCGGCCGCCCGGTCCACCTGCACCTGACCTCCCGGGACGTGATCCATTCCCTCTACATCCCGGAGTTCCGCCTTTACCAGGACCTTGTCCCGGGCCGGACGATCGACTGGGTTTCCTTTACCGCGGAGAGGCCGGGCCGCTTCTCCATCTCCTGCAGCCAGCTCTGCGGCGCGGGGCACGAGCTGATGCAGGGCCATCTGCGCGTCCTGCCGCAGGCGGAGTTCGACGCGTGGTATAAGGAAGCCAAACGATGA
- a CDS encoding cbb3-type cytochrome c oxidase subunit I, whose product MSAPDHKQLGLRYLWTSLGFLLFGGLLAIVMRWQVAFPREHLMTAATYHMILTMHSTVMVFLVVMPLLLGAFGNYVVPLQIGARGLLFPRLGVLSYWLYAASGAVLLASFWVPGGGAQAGWTSYAPLSTLARYNLTQVGQTCWCVAVFLNVTGSLCGAVNLLATVVLSRAPGMAFFRMPLFTWSVAVSSVLVVVAAPVLQAALVMLVLDLDCGTAFFDAARGGQPLLWQHLFWFFAHPEVYILILPAMGIVSEVLPVFARKPVFGYRAMVWAMIAIALLGFLVWGHHMFVSGMSLVLAATFSLSTLLIAVPSGIKTFNWMGTVWGGSIEFALPMLYALGFVTLFVIGGLSGIFMASTPVDLFVHHTYFIVAHIHYVLFGGSLFGVFAGIAYWYPKMFGRMMDPFLGRLHFGLTLAFFNLTFFPMHFLGLGGMMRRISDPLLYEHLVSLQPINQLCTLGAVGLGLAQIPFVVNFFRSLRHGAPAGPNPWRAATLEWACPSPPPPGNFEKIPLVTRGPYEYSLHPSSDYRPQNDS is encoded by the coding sequence ATGAGCGCGCCGGACCACAAGCAGCTGGGCCTCCGCTACCTTTGGACCAGCCTGGGATTCCTCCTTTTCGGCGGGCTCCTGGCCATCGTCATGCGCTGGCAGGTCGCCTTTCCCCGGGAGCACCTCATGACGGCGGCGACCTACCACATGATCCTGACCATGCACTCCACGGTCATGGTCTTCCTGGTCGTCATGCCGCTCCTTTTGGGGGCTTTCGGCAACTACGTGGTGCCGCTTCAGATCGGCGCGCGGGGGTTGCTCTTTCCCCGTTTGGGCGTCCTTTCCTATTGGCTCTACGCGGCCTCCGGCGCGGTGCTGCTGGCCAGCTTTTGGGTGCCGGGCGGAGGAGCGCAGGCGGGCTGGACCTCCTACGCCCCGCTGAGCACGCTGGCCCGATACAACCTGACCCAGGTCGGCCAGACCTGCTGGTGCGTGGCGGTCTTCCTCAACGTCACCGGCTCCCTTTGCGGGGCGGTCAACCTCCTGGCCACGGTGGTCCTTTCCCGCGCGCCGGGAATGGCGTTTTTCCGGATGCCACTTTTCACTTGGTCGGTCGCCGTCTCCTCCGTCCTGGTGGTGGTGGCCGCGCCGGTCCTCCAGGCGGCGCTGGTCATGCTGGTGCTCGACCTCGACTGCGGCACCGCCTTCTTCGACGCGGCCCGGGGCGGCCAGCCGCTCCTCTGGCAGCACCTCTTCTGGTTCTTCGCCCATCCGGAGGTCTACATCCTCATCCTGCCCGCCATGGGCATCGTCTCGGAGGTTTTGCCGGTCTTCGCGCGGAAGCCGGTCTTCGGCTACCGGGCGATGGTCTGGGCGATGATCGCCATCGCCCTGCTGGGCTTCCTGGTCTGGGGGCACCACATGTTCGTCAGCGGCATGAGCCTGGTGCTGGCGGCCACGTTTTCCCTCTCCACGCTGCTCATCGCGGTGCCCTCCGGCATCAAGACCTTTAACTGGATGGGGACGGTCTGGGGCGGCTCGATCGAATTCGCGCTGCCGATGCTCTACGCGCTCGGCTTCGTCACTCTCTTCGTCATCGGGGGGCTCTCCGGCATCTTCATGGCCTCGACGCCGGTCGACCTCTTCGTCCACCACACCTACTTCATCGTGGCCCATATCCACTACGTCCTCTTCGGGGGGAGCCTCTTCGGCGTCTTCGCGGGGATCGCCTATTGGTATCCGAAGATGTTCGGCCGGATGATGGACCCCTTTCTGGGGCGTCTCCACTTCGGCCTGACGCTGGCCTTTTTCAACCTGACTTTTTTCCCCATGCACTTCCTGGGCCTGGGAGGGATGATGCGCCGCATTTCCGACCCGCTGCTCTACGAGCACCTGGTCAGCCTCCAGCCGATCAACCAGCTCTGCACCCTCGGCGCGGTGGGGTTGGGCCTGGCTCAGATTCCCTTCGTCGTGAATTTCTTCCGCAGCTTGCGGCACGGGGCGCCCGCCGGGCCGAATCCCTGGCGCGCGGCCACCCTGGAATGGGCCTGCCCGTCGCCGCCGCCCCCGGGGAATTTCGAGAAAATCCCCCTCGTCACCCGGGGACCCTACGAATATAGTCTCCACCCCTCGAGCGATTACCGCCCCCAAAACGACTCATGA
- a CDS encoding COX15/CtaA family protein — translation MSTTLSEPAAASAPYTPPPGLRIYSGFVVGAVLFLITVGALVTSHEAGMTVPDWPTSFHQNMFTFPYQKWVGGIFYEHSHRLVASGVGLLTVVLAIWMGVRESRRWLRNLGFVALGLVILQGVVGGLRVVWRLNDFGIPHAVLGQLFLVVTGLIALAYTGSWLTPPPHAERLPRRWQRGIHLVAGLIFIQLILGAVMRHQHAGLSIPDFPTAYHHFWPHVNKANLPEINAARAAAGQAPTTIMQIHLQMTHRMLAYIIFFGVVFCGLAVLRCRQSPDVLRNLAVFWLFLIFMQIALGAAVIWSGKSPLVATLHVVTGAALLLTGSTMAALVSRWRRSAVAVEA, via the coding sequence ATGAGCACGACCCTTTCCGAGCCTGCCGCCGCCTCCGCCCCGTATACGCCGCCTCCGGGCCTCCGCATTTACAGCGGCTTCGTTGTCGGCGCGGTGCTTTTCCTCATCACCGTCGGCGCGCTGGTCACCAGCCATGAGGCCGGGATGACCGTCCCCGACTGGCCCACGAGCTTCCACCAGAACATGTTCACCTTTCCCTACCAAAAGTGGGTCGGGGGCATCTTCTACGAGCACTCCCACCGCCTCGTCGCCTCGGGCGTCGGCCTCCTCACGGTCGTCCTGGCCATCTGGATGGGCGTCCGCGAATCGCGCCGCTGGCTGCGGAACCTCGGCTTCGTCGCCCTGGGGCTGGTCATCCTGCAGGGGGTGGTCGGCGGCCTGCGCGTCGTCTGGCGGCTGAACGACTTCGGCATTCCCCACGCCGTCCTCGGACAGCTCTTCCTAGTCGTCACGGGGCTCATCGCGCTGGCCTACACCGGCAGCTGGCTGACGCCGCCGCCGCACGCGGAGCGCCTCCCGCGCCGCTGGCAGCGGGGCATTCACCTGGTGGCCGGGCTCATCTTTATCCAGCTCATCCTGGGCGCGGTGATGCGCCACCAGCACGCGGGGCTTTCCATCCCGGACTTCCCCACCGCCTACCACCATTTCTGGCCCCACGTGAACAAGGCCAATCTGCCGGAGATCAACGCCGCCCGCGCCGCCGCCGGCCAGGCTCCCACCACGATCATGCAGATCCACCTGCAGATGACCCACCGGATGCTGGCCTATATCATCTTCTTCGGCGTCGTCTTTTGCGGCTTGGCCGTCCTGCGCTGCCGCCAAAGCCCCGACGTCCTGCGGAACCTGGCCGTTTTCTGGCTTTTCCTCATCTTCATGCAGATCGCCCTGGGCGCGGCGGTGATCTGGAGCGGGAAGAGCCCGCTCGTCGCCACGCTGCACGTCGTCACCGGGGCGGCGCTCCTTCTCACCGGCTCCACCATGGCAGCCCTGGTCAGCCGCTGGCGGCGCTCCGCCGTTGCCGTCGAGGCTTGA
- the cyoE gene encoding heme o synthase, translated as MKETAVPAAEPQPSWFSDVMELAKARLTFMVLVTTLAGFYLAAPGAVDGRLLFHTLLGTALVAASASALNQLVEREHDSRMPRTADRPLAARRRRADTVLFGALVVGVLGLVELAVAVNLLSCLLAAVTLASYVLVYTPMKRTTTLNTFVGAIPGAIPPVIGYTAVENKLGLEAALLFAILFFWQLPHFLAIAWMYRAQYRDAGFKMLTADDPHGAQTGRQSFLTATALLPVALLPSLVRLAGPVYFWGALILGLFFCFKAWQFSRQPGDGRARQLFFTSIIYLPLLLGLMAYDAARG; from the coding sequence ATGAAGGAAACGGCCGTCCCCGCCGCAGAGCCTCAGCCCAGCTGGTTCTCCGACGTCATGGAGCTGGCCAAGGCCCGGCTCACCTTCATGGTGCTGGTGACCACCCTGGCGGGCTTCTACCTGGCCGCGCCGGGCGCGGTGGACGGGCGGCTCCTCTTCCACACCCTGCTGGGCACGGCCCTGGTGGCCGCCTCCGCCTCGGCGCTCAACCAGCTGGTGGAGCGGGAGCACGACAGCCGCATGCCCCGCACGGCGGACCGCCCCCTGGCGGCGCGCCGCCGCCGGGCCGATACGGTTCTCTTCGGCGCCCTGGTCGTGGGCGTCCTGGGACTGGTGGAGCTGGCGGTGGCGGTGAACCTCCTCTCCTGCCTCCTGGCGGCGGTGACGCTGGCCTCCTACGTCCTGGTCTACACGCCGATGAAGCGGACGACGACGCTCAACACCTTCGTCGGCGCCATCCCCGGCGCGATCCCGCCGGTCATCGGCTACACGGCGGTGGAGAACAAACTGGGGCTGGAGGCGGCGCTTCTCTTCGCCATCCTCTTTTTCTGGCAGCTGCCCCACTTCCTGGCCATCGCGTGGATGTACCGGGCGCAATATCGGGACGCGGGCTTCAAGATGCTGACGGCGGACGATCCCCACGGGGCGCAGACCGGGCGGCAATCCTTCCTCACCGCCACGGCGCTCCTGCCGGTGGCGCTCCTGCCTTCCCTGGTCCGTCTGGCGGGCCCGGTCTATTTCTGGGGGGCGCTGATCCTGGGCCTCTTCTTCTGCTTCAAGGCATGGCAGTTCTCCCGCCAGCCGGGCGACGGCCGCGCGCGGCAGCTTTTTTTCACCTCCATCATCTATCTGCCGCTCCTTTTGGGCCTGATGGCTTATGACGCCGCCCGCGGGTAG
- the ispF gene encoding 2-C-methyl-D-erythritol 2,4-cyclodiphosphate synthase, with translation MARVGIGYDVHQLVTGRKLFLGGVEIPYEKGLDGHSDADVLIHAIADAILGAIGEADIGHHFPNNDERWRGVSSLVFLREIASMLQSKGLVLENVDSSLISEAPKIGPYLAEMKERMGTALGIAPERVGVKATTNELMGFIGRGEGIAAMAVASVSEKADR, from the coding sequence ATGGCGCGTGTTGGCATTGGATATGACGTTCACCAGCTGGTGACGGGACGGAAACTTTTCCTCGGCGGGGTCGAAATCCCCTATGAGAAGGGCCTCGACGGCCATTCGGACGCCGACGTCCTCATCCACGCCATCGCCGACGCCATCCTGGGCGCGATCGGCGAGGCCGACATCGGCCACCATTTCCCGAACAACGACGAGCGCTGGCGCGGCGTGAGCAGCCTGGTCTTCCTGCGGGAGATCGCCTCCATGCTCCAGTCGAAGGGCCTTGTCCTGGAGAACGTCGATTCCTCCCTGATTTCCGAGGCTCCCAAGATCGGCCCCTACCTGGCGGAGATGAAGGAGCGCATGGGCACCGCGCTGGGGATCGCCCCGGAGCGCGTCGGCGTGAAGGCGACGACGAACGAGCTGATGGGCTTCATCGGGCGCGGGGAGGGGATCGCGGCCATGGCCGTGGCCTCCGTCTCCGAAAAGGCAGACCGATGA
- the cysS gene encoding cysteine--tRNA ligase: MSGTALRLYNSQSRAVEPFQPRDPKRVSMYACGPTVYNYAHIGNFRSFLYGDLLRRVLRFFGFEVKSVMNFTDVDDKTIRGSREAGVPLGAFTDKFIAAFREDMATLRIDPQDAQPRATDYIPQMIALVETLLEKGLAYRSEDGSVYFRIAALPDYGKLSRLDKDGLKAGARVAQDEYQKEAYGDFVLWKAWVAEDGDVAWDSPWGKGRPGWHIECSAMSMALLGPELDLHCAGIDLLFPHHENEIAQSEGATGKPFVRCWGHCAHLMVDGQKMSKSLGNLFTVRDVLARGYTGRELRYVLLGTHYRQTLNFTWEGVAAARQALGRIDNWLGRWQALPAASFQGDAAVGAAFLEKFTAAFADDLNISGALGHFFDFIHETNRLIDQGQPLPDLPAIWKRVDSVLGLGEKAVEVPVEIQSLADARLAARQAKDWKKSDELRGELDRLGWSVRDSAKGQELVKK; the protein is encoded by the coding sequence ATGAGCGGGACGGCCCTGCGCCTCTACAATTCCCAGAGCCGCGCGGTCGAGCCCTTCCAGCCGCGCGACCCGAAGCGCGTCTCCATGTACGCCTGCGGGCCGACGGTCTACAACTACGCCCACATCGGCAATTTCCGCTCCTTCCTCTACGGCGACCTGCTGCGGCGCGTCCTCCGTTTCTTCGGCTTCGAGGTGAAGAGCGTGATGAACTTTACCGACGTGGACGACAAGACGATCCGCGGCTCCCGCGAGGCGGGCGTCCCCCTGGGCGCCTTCACCGACAAGTTCATCGCCGCCTTCCGGGAAGACATGGCCACGCTGCGCATCGACCCCCAGGACGCCCAGCCGCGCGCCACCGACTATATCCCGCAGATGATCGCCCTGGTGGAGACGCTCCTGGAAAAGGGCCTGGCCTACCGGTCCGAGGACGGCTCCGTCTACTTCCGCATCGCCGCCCTGCCCGATTACGGGAAGCTCTCCCGCCTGGACAAGGACGGCCTGAAGGCCGGCGCCCGCGTCGCCCAGGACGAATACCAAAAGGAAGCCTACGGCGACTTCGTCCTCTGGAAGGCCTGGGTGGCGGAAGACGGCGACGTGGCCTGGGACTCCCCCTGGGGGAAGGGCCGGCCCGGCTGGCATATCGAGTGTTCCGCCATGAGCATGGCGCTCCTGGGGCCGGAGCTGGACCTCCACTGCGCCGGGATCGACCTCCTCTTCCCCCACCATGAGAACGAGATCGCCCAGAGCGAGGGGGCCACGGGCAAGCCCTTCGTCCGCTGCTGGGGCCACTGCGCGCACCTCATGGTCGACGGGCAGAAAATGTCCAAGTCCTTGGGCAACCTCTTCACCGTCCGCGACGTGCTGGCCCGCGGCTACACCGGCCGGGAACTGCGCTACGTCCTCCTGGGCACCCACTACCGCCAGACCCTCAACTTCACCTGGGAAGGCGTCGCCGCCGCGCGGCAGGCCCTGGGCCGGATCGACAACTGGCTGGGCCGCTGGCAGGCGCTGCCCGCCGCCTCCTTTCAGGGGGACGCCGCCGTGGGCGCGGCCTTCCTGGAGAAATTCACCGCCGCCTTCGCCGACGACCTGAACATCTCCGGCGCCCTCGGCCACTTCTTCGACTTCATCCACGAGACGAACCGCCTGATCGACCAGGGGCAGCCCCTGCCCGACCTGCCCGCGATCTGGAAGCGGGTCGATTCCGTCCTGGGCCTGGGCGAGAAGGCCGTGGAAGTCCCCGTCGAGATCCAGTCCCTGGCCGACGCGCGCCTCGCCGCCCGCCAGGCGAAAGACTGGAAGAAGAGCGACGAATTGCGCGGCGAGCTCGACCGCCTCGGCTGGTCCGTGCGCGACAGCGCCAAGGGGCAGGAACTGGTCAAGAAATGA
- the tmk gene encoding dTMP kinase, with product MTRRRFISFEGSEGCGKTTQIALLRERLEQRGETVLLTREPGGTLLGEAIRHLLKHAREGQNMAAEAELLLFNASRAELVRKEILPALDSGAWVLSDRFGDSSVVYQGIARGLGMETVRQVVEFATGGLKPGLTFLLDLDPKVASRRIRRRPQPVDRIEKEGSAFFAKVRDGFLSLAQAEPDRIRTIDTTEAAAAVFEVIWKEVSHAFSL from the coding sequence ATGACCCGCCGCCGCTTCATCAGCTTCGAGGGATCGGAGGGGTGCGGAAAGACGACCCAGATCGCCCTCCTGCGCGAGCGTCTAGAACAGCGCGGGGAAACCGTCCTCCTCACGCGCGAGCCGGGCGGCACTCTCCTGGGAGAGGCGATCCGCCACCTCCTCAAGCACGCGCGCGAAGGCCAGAACATGGCCGCCGAGGCCGAGCTGCTCCTCTTCAACGCCAGCCGCGCCGAATTGGTCCGCAAGGAAATACTCCCCGCCCTCGACTCCGGAGCCTGGGTCCTGAGCGACCGCTTCGGCGACTCCTCCGTCGTCTACCAGGGCATCGCCCGCGGATTGGGCATGGAGACGGTCCGGCAGGTCGTCGAGTTCGCCACCGGCGGTTTGAAGCCCGGCCTCACCTTCCTCCTCGACCTTGATCCGAAGGTGGCTTCGCGCCGCATCCGCCGCCGCCCGCAGCCCGTCGATCGGATCGAGAAGGAAGGGAGCGCCTTCTTTGCCAAGGTCCGGGACGGTTTCCTTTCCCTGGCCCAGGCGGAGCCCGACCGCATCCGCACCATCGACACCACGGAGGCGGCCGCCGCCGTTTTTGAGGTGATTTGGAAAGAAGTCTCCCATGCCTTTTCCCTCTAG
- a CDS encoding MFS transporter, whose amino-acid sequence MTTAARINSPRSPQTPWGLYLGIVLIGANLRAPITSLGPVLPEIQDSLSLGGFGAGLLHALPLLLFALLSLAAPRAGRRYGLERILAGAVAVILAGTVLRSLPFPGLIWIGTGLIGAGIAFGNVLLPGLVKREFPARAAGLIGLYAAAMAGCAGLAAGLAGPISHLPGSSWRWAIGCWAALALVTLMVWLPQGRKRQHHLADAAPETRGHTSPWRHPIGWQVSLFFAMHSLVFYSIVDWYASYAASAGIAADAAGIYLLFYQVIAIGSNLGSASLIKKLGDQRLLGLACGLFLLAGTLGMLWSPAHSLLWLASAGLGAGIALVTNLSLFALRTRNHHQAARLSGMAQFIGYAGGAAGPLLVGILHDATHGWSWPLGMLVIASGLAGVFATLAGRPRFIE is encoded by the coding sequence ATGACGACTGCTGCGCGGATCAATTCCCCCCGTTCTCCCCAAACGCCATGGGGGCTCTACCTGGGCATCGTGCTCATCGGCGCAAATCTGCGCGCCCCCATCACCAGCCTGGGCCCGGTGCTTCCGGAAATCCAAGACTCACTGAGCTTGGGCGGCTTCGGCGCAGGATTATTGCACGCCCTTCCCCTTCTCCTTTTCGCGCTCCTGTCTTTGGCTGCGCCGCGGGCGGGCCGCCGGTACGGTCTGGAGCGGATCTTAGCCGGCGCGGTGGCCGTCATCTTGGCCGGCACGGTCCTGCGCTCGCTTCCTTTTCCCGGCCTGATCTGGATCGGAACCGGCTTGATTGGCGCGGGCATCGCCTTCGGCAATGTGCTGCTGCCAGGCCTGGTAAAACGGGAGTTTCCCGCGCGGGCTGCCGGGCTCATCGGCCTGTACGCGGCGGCCATGGCCGGATGCGCGGGCCTGGCCGCGGGCCTCGCCGGACCGATTTCCCATTTGCCGGGATCAAGCTGGCGCTGGGCGATCGGCTGCTGGGCGGCTCTGGCGCTCGTCACGTTGATGGTGTGGCTGCCGCAGGGGCGCAAGCGCCAACACCACCTGGCCGACGCGGCTCCGGAAACCCGGGGGCATACCTCGCCCTGGCGGCATCCAATCGGCTGGCAGGTATCCCTCTTCTTCGCCATGCACTCCCTGGTGTTTTATTCCATCGTGGATTGGTATGCCTCCTACGCCGCTTCGGCGGGCATCGCCGCGGACGCCGCCGGGATTTACCTGCTTTTTTATCAAGTCATTGCCATAGGCTCCAATCTGGGTAGCGCCTCCCTCATTAAGAAGCTCGGGGACCAAAGGCTGCTGGGCCTTGCCTGCGGCTTATTCCTCCTCGCAGGGACGTTAGGGATGCTTTGGTCCCCCGCCCATTCACTGCTCTGGCTGGCCAGCGCCGGGTTGGGAGCAGGAATCGCCCTGGTGACTAATCTTTCCCTGTTTGCCTTGAGAACCCGCAACCACCACCAGGCCGCGCGGCTTTCCGGCATGGCTCAGTTCATCGGCTATGCGGGCGGCGCGGCGGGCCCATTGTTGGTCGGCATTCTTCACGACGCCACCCATGGATGGTCCTGGCCGCTGGGAATGCTTGTCATTGCCAGCGGCCTGGCGGGCGTTTTCGCGACGCTGGCCGGCCGGCCCCGTTTTATTGAGTAA
- a CDS encoding TetR/AcrR family transcriptional regulator: MRKSRSSREVTRARIVETANALFRRFGYTKTSMAEIAAELKMSPANIYKFFPSKRALIEEGAECNMVEIQEELERIRDGKGEAIGKLEKIVRYLYGYHRKIFSKEKQIYQLVVDAYEEDWECIRDFREFFLEVVASIVREGVAGGEFSRAEASTAETLLDSLQWVVHPLLFPELDHKKVEGRVRAHIRFIEGALK; this comes from the coding sequence ATGAGGAAAAGCCGCTCCAGCCGGGAAGTGACCCGCGCCCGCATTGTGGAGACGGCCAACGCCCTTTTCCGCCGGTTCGGCTACACCAAGACCTCCATGGCCGAAATTGCCGCCGAGTTGAAGATGTCTCCGGCGAACATTTATAAGTTCTTTCCTTCCAAGAGGGCCCTTATCGAGGAGGGCGCGGAGTGTAACATGGTCGAGATCCAGGAGGAGCTGGAGCGCATTCGCGACGGGAAGGGGGAAGCCATCGGCAAGCTGGAAAAAATCGTCCGCTATCTTTACGGCTACCACCGGAAGATTTTCAGCAAGGAAAAGCAGATTTACCAGCTGGTGGTCGACGCTTATGAGGAAGACTGGGAGTGCATCCGGGACTTCCGGGAGTTCTTTTTGGAAGTAGTTGCCAGCATCGTCCGGGAAGGGGTCGCCGGCGGGGAATTTTCCCGCGCGGAGGCCTCCACGGCGGAGACCCTTTTGGACTCTTTACAATGGGTCGTTCACCCGCTTTTGTTTCCTGAGCTCGACCACAAGAAGGTCGAAGGCCGGGTGCGTGCCCATATCCGATTTATCGAAGGAGCTTTGAAATGA
- a CDS encoding efflux RND transporter periplasmic adaptor subunit, with product MWKWAVYAAFGAVLFGCEKEEKAAQGGGSRPPQEVVVVTLKPQRAAIMTDLPARANPYRVAEIRPQVNGIIQKRLFTEGAEVKANDQLYQIDPAPYQAAWDSAQASVARAEATLASATLLAERYKPLVSAYAVSKQDYDNAVAAQKQAEADVASGKASVETARINLVYTKVLSPITGITGRSSVTEGALVTANQSNTLVIVQQLDPIYIDAVQPSVTLLRLRREMAAGKLEKAGPNEARVKLVLEDGTEYDQPGRLEFSETTVDQGTGSVILRMVFPNPKHVLLPGMFVHAQVQEADDDHALLVPQQGVTHNVKGEPTALVVGQGNKVEQRVIQADRAMGDKWLITGGLNAGDRVIVEGLQKVAPGAVVNPTEAASQPAAK from the coding sequence GTGTGGAAATGGGCCGTTTACGCGGCTTTCGGAGCGGTCCTCTTCGGTTGCGAGAAGGAAGAGAAAGCTGCCCAGGGCGGCGGTTCCCGCCCCCCGCAGGAAGTCGTCGTGGTGACGCTGAAACCCCAGCGTGCCGCCATCATGACGGACCTGCCCGCGCGGGCCAATCCCTACCGCGTGGCGGAGATTCGCCCCCAGGTCAACGGCATCATCCAGAAGCGCCTCTTCACCGAAGGCGCCGAGGTGAAGGCGAACGACCAGCTTTACCAGATCGACCCTGCTCCCTATCAGGCCGCCTGGGACAGCGCGCAGGCTTCCGTGGCCCGCGCCGAGGCGACGCTGGCCTCCGCCACGCTCCTGGCGGAGCGCTATAAGCCCTTGGTTTCCGCCTACGCGGTGAGCAAGCAGGATTATGACAACGCCGTCGCGGCCCAAAAGCAGGCGGAGGCCGACGTGGCCTCCGGCAAGGCTTCCGTGGAGACGGCCCGGATCAACCTGGTCTACACGAAGGTCCTTTCCCCCATCACCGGCATCACCGGCCGCTCCAGCGTCACGGAGGGGGCCCTGGTCACGGCCAACCAGTCGAACACTCTGGTCATCGTCCAGCAGCTCGACCCGATCTATATCGACGCCGTCCAGCCCAGCGTCACCCTCCTGCGCCTGCGCCGGGAAATGGCCGCGGGCAAGCTGGAGAAGGCCGGCCCCAACGAGGCGAGGGTGAAGCTGGTGCTGGAAGACGGCACCGAGTACGACCAGCCCGGACGCCTGGAATTTTCCGAAACCACCGTCGATCAGGGGACTGGCTCCGTCATCCTGCGCATGGTTTTTCCGAACCCGAAGCACGTCCTTTTGCCCGGCATGTTCGTCCATGCCCAGGTGCAGGAGGCCGACGACGACCACGCGCTCCTGGTTCCCCAGCAGGGCGTCACCCACAACGTGAAGGGGGAGCCCACCGCCCTCGTCGTCGGGCAGGGGAACAAAGTGGAGCAGCGCGTCATCCAGGCCGATCGCGCCATGGGCGACAAGTGGCTGATCACCGGCGGCCTGAACGCCGGAGACCGCGTCATCGTGGAAGGCCTTCAAAAAGTCGCCCCCGGCGCCGTGGTCAACCCCACGGAAGCCGCCTCCCAGCCCGCCGCCAAGTAA